From the genome of Lentilactobacillus buchneri, one region includes:
- the cdaA gene encoding diadenylate cyclase CdaA, with translation MNWSDIFTIHNLTSLIDILAVWFLIYNLLLIVRDTKAVQLLRGIVLILVVKIISAYTGLSTLSWIMDQVINWGVIGLIVIFQPEIRRGLEHLGRGSIFVKGRKENEDAQKMITALDRAIQYMSKRRIGALITLQMNTGLEEYIETGIALDADVSGELLINIFIPNTPLHDGAVIIKNNRVAAAAAYLPLSQSNLIPKELGTRHRAAVGISELTDAMTVVISEETGEVSITQNNELLRGMTRDDYLKYFKDQLFTDEDDQTHRTFLSTVSGFIDKHFKGGR, from the coding sequence ATGAACTGGTCAGATATTTTTACGATACATAACTTGACGAGCCTGATTGATATTTTGGCCGTTTGGTTTCTAATTTATAATTTACTTTTGATTGTCCGAGATACCAAGGCAGTCCAGCTTTTGCGCGGGATTGTCCTGATCTTGGTGGTTAAAATTATTAGTGCTTATACTGGGCTCTCCACTTTGTCTTGGATCATGGATCAGGTGATTAATTGGGGTGTTATTGGGCTGATCGTCATTTTCCAACCGGAAATTCGTCGGGGCCTGGAACACCTTGGCCGTGGGTCCATTTTTGTCAAAGGGCGCAAGGAAAACGAAGATGCTCAAAAGATGATCACCGCTTTGGATCGGGCAATTCAATATATGTCCAAACGGCGAATTGGGGCCTTGATTACCTTACAGATGAATACAGGTCTGGAAGAATATATTGAGACTGGAATTGCGTTGGACGCTGATGTGAGTGGTGAATTGTTAATCAACATTTTCATCCCGAACACCCCACTCCACGATGGGGCTGTCATCATTAAGAATAACCGGGTGGCCGCTGCCGCAGCTTACTTACCGCTTTCTCAAAGTAACCTGATCCCCAAGGAATTAGGGACGCGTCACCGGGCGGCCGTTGGAATCTCGGAGTTGACAGATGCGATGACAGTGGTTATTTCAGAAGAGACCGGTGAAGTGTCAATCACTCAAAATAACGAATTACTCCGTGGGATGACACGGGATGACTACCTGAAATACTTCAAAGATCAATTGTTTACCGATGAAGATGATCAGACCCACCGGACATTTCTTAGTACGGTATCCGGCTTTATTGACAAGCATTTCAAAGGGGGACGGTAA
- a CDS encoding CdaR family protein, protein MRQWLLKNWAYRLLSLFFAILLFMYVGSTQSSTTSNQSGNTNSTSLTSNRTQTFSVPLSLTVNSNKYFVTGYPQKVKVHLTGPSALVTTTANTQNFKAYADLSKLGVGTHTVRIQQDGLNNDLRYRFEPATIKVDIQPRETVSYPLTVKYSQRNIASGYQAGEANADVKNVKITGASDQINRIKSVVAQLNVPQNAKSSISSQAIIEALDAKQNTVNVVITPATADVTLPITPGNSKELPIRLEPKGVTDDNESFTLTSATKRVRVFGTKAELAKLASVKVEVDTSDVTKTKTKQVTLDPKLNDVKGFDPERISVKITRNN, encoded by the coding sequence ATGCGACAATGGCTCTTAAAAAACTGGGCATATCGTTTGCTGTCGCTGTTCTTTGCCATCCTGTTATTCATGTATGTTGGCAGTACCCAATCCAGCACAACCAGCAATCAGTCCGGCAACACCAATTCAACCTCACTGACCTCAAACCGGACCCAGACATTTTCAGTTCCGCTTTCTTTAACCGTGAATAGTAACAAATATTTTGTGACCGGTTATCCGCAGAAGGTCAAAGTTCATCTCACCGGCCCATCCGCGTTGGTGACCACCACTGCGAATACACAAAACTTTAAAGCCTACGCGGACCTCTCCAAATTGGGAGTGGGGACACATACCGTCAGGATTCAGCAGGACGGTTTAAATAATGATTTGAGATATCGCTTCGAACCAGCTACAATTAAGGTTGATATTCAGCCGCGGGAAACTGTTTCGTATCCATTGACCGTTAAATACTCTCAACGAAATATTGCTTCGGGATATCAGGCAGGCGAGGCCAACGCTGATGTGAAGAACGTCAAGATTACCGGTGCGTCAGATCAGATTAACCGGATTAAGTCGGTTGTCGCTCAGCTTAACGTTCCGCAAAATGCCAAGTCATCAATTTCCAGTCAGGCAATTATTGAAGCCCTCGACGCCAAACAAAACACGGTTAACGTGGTGATTACCCCGGCTACCGCAGATGTCACGTTACCAATCACGCCGGGCAATAGTAAAGAATTGCCGATCAGACTGGAACCAAAGGGTGTCACTGATGACAACGAGAGCTTTACGCTGACTTCGGCAACCAAGCGGGTTCGGGTATTTGGGACCAAGGCGGAGTTGGCCAAGCTGGCCTCTGTCAAAGTCGAAGTCGACACCAGCGATGTCACCAAGACTAAGACCAAGCAGGTGACGTTGGATCCTAAATTAAACGACGT